The region TGTGGGGACAGTGGTGACGAGGGTGAACGCCACGGATCCGGATGAGGGAATTAACAGTGAGGTGACCTATGCCGTAACGAATTTTGTTCCTCCAAGTGGAAGGGATGTGATTTCCATCAATCCAAAGACCGGGGAGATTCACCTCACGGGTGCTCTAGATTTTGAGGAAGTCAAAGTATTTGATTTTCGTATTGAGGCGAGAGATCAAGGTTGGGCCCCGCTGTCGGGTCACTGCAAGGtggtgctggaggtgctggacGTGAACGACAACGCGCCGGAGGTGTGGGTGACGTCGCTGTCGGTGCCGGTGTCGGAGGACGCGTCGGTGGGGACGGTGGTGGCCGTGCTGAGCGTGTCGGACCGGGACTCGGGGGCGAACGGTCGCGTGCGGTGCTGGGTGTGGCCGGCGTCGCCGTTCGGTCTGGAGGCGACGTTCGCGGGCTCGTACTCGCTGGTGCTGCGCGAGGCGCTGGACCGGGAGCGGGTGTCGGAGTACGAGCTGGAGGTGCGTGCGGAGGACGGCGGGGCGCCGGCGCTGCGCGCCAGCCGCGGGCTGCGGGTGCCGGTGTCGGACGTGAACGACAACGCGCCGGCGTTCGCGCAGGCCGTGTACACGGTGCTGGCGCGGGAGAACAacgcggcgggcgcggagctgGCGCGGCTGTGGGCGCGGGGACCCGGACGAGGCGGGCAACGGGCGCGTCAGCTACTCGGTGTGGGAGGGCGGCgtggccggcggcggggccgcgctgccgccgTCGTCGTCGTCGTCGTGGTCGGGGCCCGGCTGGCGCCCGGCGTCGAGCTACGTGTCGGTGGACGCGGAGAGCGGGCTGCTGTGGGCGCTGCAGCCCTTGGACTacgaggagctgcaggtgctgcagttcGAGGTGCGCGCGGTGGACGCGGGCGAGCCGCCGCTGTGCGGCAACGCCACGGTGCAGCTCTTCGTGCTGGACGAGAACGACAACGCGCCGGCGCTGCTGCCGCCTGCGGGCTCGGCGCCGGAGGCGGGCCCCGTGCcggccgaggcggcggcggcggcgggctcGGGCACGCTGTGGGCGTGGGCGGCGTGGGGGGCGCCGGCGGGGCAGGTGGTGGCCAAGATCCGCGCCGTGGACGCCGACTCGGGCTACAACGCGTGGCTGCGCTACGAGCTGTGGGAGCCGAGGGCCAAGGGCCCCTTCCGCGTCGGCCTCTACAGCGGCGAGGTGAGCACGGCGAGGGCGCTGGACGAGGCGGACGGCCCTCGCCACACGCTGCTCATCGTCGTGGGCGACCACGGCCAGCCGGCGCGCTCGGCCACGGCCACGCTCAGCGTGTCGCTGCTCGAGGCGGCCGAGGCGGCGCTGGCCGCGGCCGCGGCATCCTCCTCGTCGGCGGCTTCGGCCTCGTCGTCGTCGCGGGCGGCGGTGGGCGCGGAGCTGGCGCCCGGTGCGGCCAGCGCGGCCACCAACGTGTGGCTGGTGGTGGCCATCTGCGCCGTGtccagcctcttcctgctggCCCTGGTGCTCTACGCGGCGTCGCGCTGGGCGCCGCGGGCGGCCGTGCTCTCGGCGCCCGGGCCCACCACGCTGGTGTGCGCCAGCGAAGTGGGCAGCTGGTCCTACTCGCAGCGCCACAGCCGCAGCCTGTGCGTGGCGGACGGCGCGGCCAAGAGCGACCTCATGGTTTTCAGCCCCAACttccctccgccgccgcccggccccgccgccaaGGACACGCAGCCGGAGCCCTCCGCTCTCCTCCACACGGTCAGTGCCGCTGCCTTTGCTCATCTCTACTtattctctccctcctctgccttttctgttttgttcctCGGCCGGTGCCTGCTGGGATGCAGGTGAAATTGCCGCGGCCCGAGGGCGGCTGGTGCTTGACGGGTCCTTAACAGTGTCAATGGCTCCTATGTATCTGTCACAGTGTCCCCGGAAGGCTTGCTCGAGAGAAAGGTGTAGCGGCCCTGCTGTGATATTATGGTCCGCAGCTGAGGTTTGCTGCTGTGGATATGAATTGTTTTCCCCTAAAATGAAATCGCTTCCCTAAAGTGTCATTTTTGCAGACAGCGCTCTTGCTGTCTACTATGTAGCATTTCCACCCGGGTTTAGTGTAAGGAGGTCAAATAAGGGGGCTGTGCTGGTAACAGAACCCAAGGCAGCGTGTACTGCCACTGCAGAGTGCTGAGCTTGATGTGGTTCCTTCTCTGTCCTCATGCTCTGTCATTTGCCTCTACAAGAGTTGTGGGCACAGCTGACGATTTGGACTTCTgctttaatgtattttcattcaACAGAGTGTAATTTCTCCATTTTGGTCCAACAGAGGCATTTTGAAAACTGGGATGGTGCTCTGGAGCAGCGGGAAGACTtttctgagggagctggaaattATCTGTAAAATCATACTCCGTTGTCATAAGAGAGGATTTGGAGATGTGAGATTATGCCCTTTTCTCGAGAATAAATGTTACCAAGTGAGGAATGGATCATGCCTAGGGAACAGCAGGAGGCAGGATGGGCCCAGAGTTGTTTCTTCCCAGGatcctttcccaaattccaAGGGTATAGTGTTGGAGGCCTTCTGGATCTTGAGTTAATATGTGGCACTGAAATGGCCACAGAGTCCTTTGAGATCGTGAGTATCTCCCATCAGAGACAGCTCCTTGTGCTGCCTGAGGCCTGACATAGGGAATGTGTTCTATAAGAGTTGGCAACATTCAGACTGATGAACATTTCTGATGAACATTTTTGGTGCTGCTTTGGGAGTGTTATTGTGGGAGGGTGGGATTACAAGATGCTTTCCATGTAGGGTGTTTATTTCAGCTTCCACTCCTCTTGCCATGGTGTGCTCCTCTTCAGAGAGGATTTTTAAGGGCCATTGAGGGCGCAGGTGTAATCTTGTTGTGCTTTTCTTCTACTTGTGCTCCTGCACGGTCACTCTGGGTAGAGATGGTGTGTCCTGTTATCACACACGGCTCATTCTGGTGTCTGGATGTACACACCAAACCTCCACATCTACAGAGCAGCTCCGCTCTGGTTTTCTACTGTAGAAATTCTTCCACCCAGTTAACATTCTGACCGGATTTGTGGTTCAGGTTCGGTGTCATTTTCTTGAAGAAGATTTGTGGGGACTGGGATCAGTATTGCTCATTGCCCTAATTGCAGAACGTTTAAGAACTCGGTTTATATTTGCAATTGCTGAAAAGGCACAAAGCATCCTGGAATATGGGAGAAGTCGAAGAGTCACACAATGGGTTTGCAGCACTCTGTATATTCTTTGTGCCAAGTATGGGGGAAGGGGACTGTAGGCCTGATATTTCTAAGAGATTTTAGTTtgctagcagctgctaattTTTCCCAAGGGCAAACTTCTCAAAAACTTctcttcttctcaaaacaatcttggcaaacaactatcctttccaaaacaatctttctccaggtcttgttttgctgtttctctggtttcaccaatgggattagagaggtgtcgttcctattcTCCAGTCATGTTGAATCTGTATTGGAACActttataaaaggtggtaagaattagacaataaagcttttatatactctttgccttctgaaatatttggagtcttttATCTTTATTTCATGTCCTACAGCAACAGGGAGGATTTGAATACATCTTTGGGGAGAAAATGGAGAATGTTTGTTTAGCTGTGGATATCCCTGTTCCCAGGGTGCAAAATACAGGATTATAATAGAATACTTCAGGAATGGTTCCACCCCACAGTGCTGCTTTTCTGGGATCCTCTCAGGACACCCAGAAGTTCTGCATATCTTAGGACACTGTTGTTCTCAATGGTATTGCTCTTAGTGAAGACATCTGCCTTGTATGCCTTTATTACCTGGGTTTGGTGTGGAATGTTGTTGGTCAAAGagaacatttctgaaatttgGATCATGCTGGCAAGCCTTCCGAGCCTTTCCCTCATTACCCCTCTGCTCTTTGTCTTGTTAGATGGGTCTTGGTACTCAAGATGTTTCCAAAACTTGCATTTTAATACAGCGGAATGGGAGGGGTTTTTTAGTCCTCTTCCCTATCAAACTGCAcatgctttggttttgttgggtttgtttgttgttgtgtttATTTCCTGTCTCTCATTTGCAACGTGGCAGATATTTGGGGCATTCCCCATCAGTGTGGGGGATGTCTATTCCCTTCTTCTAAGTTTCACTTAGAGAGAGCTTCTGTAGTTTACAagtctgctttctttttcccctgtgaGAGAAGTGCATAATGGGCACTGCATGCTGTCCAGTTTTTGTGGAACAGAAGCGATTTTTTTCTGACCAGTTTCCCCAAAAACACTGATAGTTTTAAGGGTAAATATGCTTTAAAACTAACCTCCCTGCCCCgaacatatttcttttctgaagaaggAACCAGTTCAGAAGAGGTAAGTCATACACTGAACGTGGAGGTTCTTGAGACCAGTGTACTTTAGTTCCTGTTCTGTTGTGGCCTCTTTTTGTTGAATCAGCAGAATGTTCATCCTATTTGACCAACAAAGCAGCCGTTACCTGCCCTCATTCCTTTTCTGAGATTTCCAGGCACAACTGAGTGGGTGACAGCAAGCAGGAATGGAGGAGGGACCAAAATTCATTTCACTGAATAGATGTGTAGGAGGTCAGGGGACTTAGTGACATTGTTGTGGTCTTACTTTCATGGCTTTTGTTTGACTGTGTGACAACTGGATCATTCTAAGGTGAGTGAGAGATTTTTCTGTAGGGCCTTGTAGATAGCGAGGTTCTTGGTGTGTTGTCTGGGCAGCAAATGCCTCCGAGAAAGGAAGAGAACTTTGAACATGCAAGTGGAAAGTGAGTCAGGAAGGACTGAGGTACATGACAAGTCCTCAGGAGCTGTGGTTGCCCAGTGCTTTTTGAAGTCTTTAAGGAGGGTTGTCATCCTGGGCTGTGATAGCTTTGAGTTCCTGTACGAGAAAATTCCCTGACTTGTTTGAACTCTTTCAAGCCTCCTTGCACAGATGTCCCAATAAGTGTGGCTTCAGCTTCTGTGTCAGAGAGTGGCAGAATCTCCTTTGATGTAGCAGAGCTGTTCTTTGCCCTCTGACTGCCTTGCTGTGTTATTGCTGGGTCCTTGAGAACACTGGAGGCTGAATGAAGACTTGTGTCCTTTTTCCTGGAGGGAGGGGAATTTGCAGGTGCATGAACAGCAAGTTCTCTCTCCATATGGATAGGAGGTGTAGGCAAGAGAAATGAGACTCTGGCCCAAGGGCATGTCCGTGATTCGTGGCAGGGGTGCCGtaggtgttttaaaaatattttttagattttgttGAAGGAAAGAATGTACAGAAGATGTAATATGGAAGTAGAAGAGAAGGGGAGGCAACGACAAGAGAAGAGgtgaggaaaggagaagagaaaggatgAAGAACGtagaaagataattttaaaaacaatcaaacaaacaaacaggtaGTTTGTTTATTTGAAGGAGTCAGGTAAAAGAAGAAGGAGATATAATCCCAACCGACATTGTGAGGATTTGTAATATATTTTagtgatggggaaaaaaaaaaaaaaaatcagaagagacAAGATGGAAACGTATGAGGAGTatgaggagaggggaaaagaccTAGGACAGGGATAAGCAGGaatgaaaagacagagaaggaaCAAGGAAGCAGTATGGAAAGAGGGTAAATGGAAGTGGGAAATAGAAAAGCATAAGGATAAATGATAAAGACAAGGacagtagtagtagtagtaatagaAGAAGgagtaaagaaaataatgaatccatgcaaaaaaaaaaaaaaaaaaaaaaaaaaaaaaaaaaaaagaaaaggtaatagtaataaaaaattaaaccagaatGCAAGTAGAAACGAGGGACAGAATGGAAACCTAAAAGAGACAATAAAAGAACTGACCAGCACGCACCGACCATATCTATAGACACTGAACGGAACTGGTACCTAACAGCCTTTGTTAGAGCAGCACTGCTATCCAGCAGCAATACTCTGTAATTAGTGCTGATGGTTCTGCATTTGATGGTTTTCGGGGCGCCAGAAAAACTGACGAACGTCCAGTGTGGCTAAAGAATACGGGAGGctggaaggagatgggaaaggagTGGAAAGAATGCAGAGTggcaaaacaaggaagaaaaagaagatagacagggaagaaatagaaaagagtACAAAGAAACGAAGGAAAGATAAACGAAACATGACctaaaagaaggaaatgtaggaaataagaaatatgaaaaaagcagcgaggaaagaggaagaagaaatgaaggaTTACTTtcaaaggaagaggaagatataagaaaaaaaaagaggagcaCGACAAGACACGGCAGAAAACATACCTATGGCGGGTCCGAGGCACGGGCGCTGTGCGGGAGCGTGCGAGGCGGCGGAGCAGCGCACGGTGTCGCTGCAGGCTCGGGAACGGCGTGTGGGCGGCTCCGCCCCGGTGCGGCGGAGAGCCCGGCTGTGAGCGCGggggggcggcgcgggccgggcAGCGGAGCCGGTGCgtgcgggcggcggcggggagccgtgcggggcccgggccggggccggcagGCGGAGCGGCGGCGATGGGCGAGCGGCGTTGCGCGGCCGTgcgggtgctggtgctgcaggcggCCTGGGCGCTGGCGGGCGGGCAGGTGCGGTACTCGGTGCCGGAGGAAGCCGAGGCCGGCACGGTGGTGGGCCGTCTGGCGCAGGACCTGGGCCTGGAGGCGGGCGAGGCGgaggcgcggcggctgcggctgGTGGCGCAGGGCCGGCGGGCGAGCGTGGAGCTGAGCGGGGCGAGCGGCGCGCTGCTGCTGAGCTCGCGGCTCGACCGGGAGCAGCTGTGCGCCAAGAGCGCGCCGTGCGCGCTGCgcctggaggtgctgctggagcggCCGCTGCGCGTCTTCCATGTGGAGCTGGAGGTCACCGACATCAACGACAATGCCCCCGTCTTCCCCGCCGCACGAAAAAACCTCAGCATCGCGGAATTGTCTGTGCCTGGGTCTCGTTTTCCACTGGAGGGGGCCTCGGATGCGGATATCGGAGCGAACGCGCAGCTCTCCTACACACTCAGCCCCAGCGAGCATTTCTCTCTGGATTTACAAAAATCGAATGAGCGAAATATTGTACCCGAACTCGTTCTAACGAAATCTCTGGACCGCGAGACGATTCCCGTGCACCGGTTGGTGCTGACGGCGAGTGACGGGGGCCGGCCGTCTCTGACAGGGACAATGGAGCTGCTGATCTCGGTGCTGGACACGAACGACAACGCGCCCCAGTTCAACCAGTCCGTGTATAAAGTGCAGCTGCCGGAGAGCGCTGCCGTGGGGACAGTGGTGACGAGGGTTTATGCCACGGATCCGGATGAGGGAAGTAATAGCGAAGTGACCTTTACTGCAACCAATTTCGTTCCCCCGAGTGGAAGAGATGTGATTGCCATCAATCCAAAGACCGGGGAAATTCacctcacagcagctctggactTCGAGGAAGTCAGTATATTTGATTTTCGTATTGAAGCGAGAGACCACGGTTGGCCCCCGCTGTCGGGTCACTGCAGTGTGGAACTGGAGGTGCTGGATGTGAACGACAACGCGCCGGAGGTGTGGGTGACGTCGCTGTCGGTGCCGGTGTCGGAGGACGCGTCGGTGGGGACGGTGGTGGCCGTGCTGAGCGTGTCGGACCGGGACTCGGGGGCGAACGGTCGCGTGCGGTGCTGGGTGTGGCCGGCGTCGCCGTTCGGTCTGGAGGCGACGTTCGCGGGCTCGTACTCGCTGGTGCTGCGCGAGGCGCTGGACCGGGAGCGGGTGTCGGAGTACGAGCTGGAGGTGCGTGCGGAGGACGGCGGGGCGCCGGCGCTGCGCGCCAGCCGCGGGCTGCGGGTGCCGGTGTCGGACGTGAACGACAACGCGCCGGCGTTCGCGCAGGCCGTGTACACGGTGCTGGCGCGGGAGAACAacgcggcgggcgcggagctgGCGCGGCTGTGGGCGCGGGACCCGGACGAGGCGGGCAACGGGCGCGTCAGCTACTCGCTGTGGGAGGGCGGCgtggccggcggcggggccgcgctgccgccgTCGTCGTCCTCGTCGTGGTCGGGGCCCGGCTGGCGCCCGGCGTCGAGCTACGTGTCGGTGGACGCGGAGAGCGGGCTGCTGTGGGCGCTGCAGCCCTTGGACTacgaggagctgcaggtgctgcagttcGAGGTGCGCGCGGTGGACGCGGGCGAGCCGCCGCTGTGCGGCAACGCCACGGTGCAGCTCTTCGTGCTGGACGAGAACGACAACGCGCCGGCGCTGCTGCCGCCTGCGGGCTCGGCGCCGGAGGCGGGCCCCGTGCcggccgaggcggcggcggcggcgggctcGGGCACGCTGTGGGCGTGGGCGGCGTGGGGAGCGCCGGCGGGGCAGGTGGTGGCCAAGATCCGCGCCGTGGACGCCGACTCGGGCTACAACGCGTGGCTGCGCTACGAGCTGTGGGAGCCGAGGGCCAAGGGCCCCTTCCGCGTCGGCCTCTACAGCGGCGAGGTGAGCACGGCGAGGGCGCTGGACGAGGCGGACGGCCCTCGCCACACGCTGCTCATCGTCGTGCGCGACCACGGCCAGCCGGCGCGCTCGGCCACGGCCACGCTCAGCGTGTCGCTGCTCGAGGCGGCCGAGGCGGCGCTGGCCGCGGCCGCGGCATCCTCCTCGTCGGCGGCGTCGGCCTCGTCGTCGTCGCGGGCGGCGGTGGGCGCGGAGCTGGCGCCCGGTGCGGCCAGCGCGGCCACCAACGTGTGGCTGGTGGTGGCCATCTGCGCCGTGtccagcctcttcctgctggCCCTGGTGCTCTACGCGGCGTCGCGCTGGGCGCCGCGGGCGGCCGTGCTCTCGGCGCCCGGGCCCACCACGCTGGTGTGCGCCAGCGAAGTGGGCAGCTGGTCCTACTCGCAGCGCCACAGCCGCAGCCTGTGCGTGGCGGACGGCGCGGCCAAGAGCGACCTCATGGTTTTCAGCCCCAACttccctccgccgccgcccggccccgccgccaaGGACACGCAGCCGGAGCCCTCCGCTCTCCTCCACACGGTCAGTGCCGCTGCCTTTCTCTCCTTTATTCCTTCACTGGTGCATGTTCACCTCCGCCCAGTCTCTCCCTCTCACTTTGCACCTGCTGTTTTGGGCCGGCTCCACCCCACCGGCCAGGGGCCAAGCGATGCTTGGCGTGTGCTTAAAGATGTGAATTCTACCTCTGTATCAGCCGGTTCTTTCTCGTGTACTGCTGTGATGTGGGTGATGGAGTGGAAATATATGCCTTAGCACGCTCCCCAGCAGTTATTGTCCATAGATGTGGTTTTCTCTTCTGGCTGTGAGTTCTCTCATAGAATGAAATCATTGTCCATTGCCATAAGAGGTGTCCCGAGGTGTCAGCTTTGCAGAATATGCACATGTTCTGGTGGCATTTTCACTGGACCCTCTTTCCTGAGTGTAAACACGTGCAGGCTGTGGAGTTCACAACTCCCAGGCATTGGTGCACAGTCCTGTGTTTAGGTTTTGTTTCCTAACGAAAATttactttcttctctttgattCTGCTCTCTAACAATATTTTGCATGGTGAAAATTGGCACTTCATCCTTTTGTGAGTCAATTGAAGGACAAACTATCAAATTTGGTTCTAACGCCAGAGGCATTATGAAACGTGAAGATATGGTGAGCTTTTCCTATGATCGATTCCCAAGGATCTTTTTACTCTGCTTAGAATTACAATCTTCTGGGTGAGGAGTTTTCTCTAATGGTATGTGTTAGAAagtgggattttcttttccGTGCTGCCTTGTTCCCCGGGTTGTGAATGCACTTTCCTGGCCAGAGTACCAGTATGAAATACCACGTAGTCTTTTGAAGACCGTTTAGTCTTCTGATGTTGTATGAGAATTCACGTCAACAGCAGCATCACTTCAAAAGCCTTAGAAATAAACTTCTATTAAAAGAAAGTGGACAAACTATCCAGAGTATAATCCCtaccaacaaaacccaaagcaatTTCTCCTACACAGTCAGTATAATCCATTATGGTGGTGTCCTTGTCAGTGTTTTGGTTCTTAGTGCATGTAATGAGGTGGCGATTGTCATCTTTGTGCACTCGACTTCCCCTTTTTGTGCTCTTGAACCTGGCAGAGATGCTGTGTCCTGTTGTCACACATGGCTTGTACTGACGTGGAGGTACAGGGCAAACCCTGCAGAGCATCCCAGCTcaagatctctgcagtacaaatTCTCCGTGTTGAACCTGTTTGAGCACTTGTGCAACGTTATTTGGTGTGGTTCTCTTGAAGAGCAAAATCCACATATACCGATTCCAATCATGTTCTGATCACAGAATCTCTAAGGACTCTAATATGCAGCTCTGTGCTATTTCCATGTGAGATTGCTAAAAAGAAGCAAAGTGTTCATGGTAGAGTTCATGCAGGTGGGAAGAGCCTGCCAGGTGAAGGCTGTGTAGTTTTGAAGAGTTTCACTTGTTCTTTGTGGTGATCATGAGGTAAGGTGAAGAGGTGGCAAGGCCTAGATCCTATGCAGAGTGTGATTTACAGATGGGACATGTTGCTGGAGAAATGTTTGATATTTTGGCAGTGATCCTTCAAATGGCATCAAGTAGGGCCTGGACCTGTACGATGGGGAGGGGGAGTTTGAGTGGGGAAGAGTGTTGCCTCGGGAGAATGGAGATGCTGAGTAGAACGTGGTCTGTGTCATTGTGGGTGAAATGCAGAACGTTTGCTTAGGTGTAGAGGCCTCATTTCCCGTGGCACAGGATAGAGGATGCCAGTGGAAAACTTTGGGAAAAAGCCCAGCACGCAGGGCTACTCTTCTGGGATCATCTCAGGACCTCCAGCAGTTCTGCACGTCCTTGAGCTCTGTTGTTCTGTGTGACGTTACTGCTTGTAAAGGTGCCTGCAATACATGCTTTTAATTGCTTGTCTTTGTTGTGGAATGTCATTGGacaaacaaaagctttttgaaaTTTGTTATTCTGCCAGCCTTCTCAGAATGTTGCCCGAGTAATTTCTCTGATCTTGGTGTTTCTAGGGAGGGCAAGAAGTGGCCACTCTATTCAAGATGTTGTCAAGCCTGGTGTTTTTGGTACAGTGGGACACgttcctttgttttcttctcttgtctGAGAGAGAACACTCACcgttttttcttttctcactttGACAACGTGTAATAGTGGATGAGATGCAGTCAGTGAAATATTGGCAGCTGTTGGGTGGCAGATGTTTAGACAGTAATCCATTAGTCTTGGGGAAGGTTCTTCCACTCACTCGACCTGAGGATGCTGTTTAGAGACTATCACTAACTTTCAGGTATGCCTCCTGCTTCCCTAGTGATAGAAGTACAAAAGGAAATTCTGCACACTGTCCCTGTTTTTCAAAGCTCTTGGTGAGTGTAagtagttttgtttgtttggttggttggttttttgtttgtttgtttgttttttcccaacCTGCATGCTGCAAAATTACTCCTATCAGGGGACCATGTCCCTTCAAACACATTCTCCTGTTCTGAAAAGGTTTATGTTTTTGGAAGTCGACACCAGCGATGCTACAGGTAAGTCACTTGCAGCTGAAGAGGCTGTGTGTGAGAGGCAAATGCACTTTGGTTCCTATTCAGCTGTGGCATCTTCATATTGGATAGAGTGAATGTTGCCTGGATTAAAATGCCTGTTGGTTTGGAGCACCACTGCCTGCTCTCATTCCTCTCCTGttgctgcctggcacaggctgaGCACACGGAAGCAAGGACAGATGGAGAAATTACCTTGATGCCTTTCTTTAATTATATATGTTTGGCATCCAGCAGATTTTCTCAGTGACAATGCCGTGGTGTCACACTTGTGGCTTTTAGCTGGCTGTGCGGGTGGAACATGAGTCATGTAGGATAACCCTTGATCATATGGGAAGAATATATGAGATATATGAGAAGTGTTTGGGTGCTGTGGTTGGCTGGAGTTTTTGCATTCTTGGATGAATCGTGTGCTGGGCTGTGATGGCTTTTAGTTCCCAAATGAGAAACTCCCTTGAGTTGTTTGTAATATTTGGTGCACCTTTTAATTAGATATCCTGGgagctggggtttgggattctGTTCCAGAGAGTAGAACAGtgatggagaaaaaataaataaataaataaaattgaggAATCGATGCAAATAAGACGAATGGAAACCCTTTCGAAAAGACATTTACATCCTTCATTGCAAGTGGtacaagcagaaaataaaaatagagagaCCAGGATGGGAATGGaaaagaaggtgaagaaaaaagagcaggaaagagaaggcatagggaaggagaagaaggagagataaaagaaagaaaggaagaaagaaaatagcatAAGGAGGTGAAGatgaagattaaaaagaaaggaaggaatcCATGCAAGTCCAAACCAAGTAAGCAAGCAAGCACGAAAGAACAGAAGCCGCTCTAAAGGACCAGCACGCACCGAGTTTTTCTCTAAACGCTGAACAGACCTGGTTCCAGAGAACCTCCCCCCTGGTGAGAGCAGCGCGTTCTGGAGCTGATGCCCGGTGATTATCGCTGATCACACCGACTTTGATGGTCTGAGAAGGGGCGCCGGAGGCGACTGGGGACGTGCCAGCGAGGGTAAAATCGACagaattatgaagaaaaaagggaaagggaagaaagaagacagagaagTATAAAAGCCCACAGAGTAGTAAGAGGGAAAGAGGCACAAAAGGGAAGGGGCGGGGGGTGTAAGTATACAATAcataaaattgaataaaaatagaaatgtatgGAAAGACATTCAGACGAGAActaggaaggaagaaagaaatatttacaagGAAACAGTAGCCAATTACgaaaaagagtaaaagaaagAGGAGCACCGTAAGACCAAAAGGAAAGGAGACATCCATGCGCGGGTCCGAGGCGCGGGCGCTGTGTGGGAGCGTGCGAGGCGGCGGAGCAGCGCACGGTGTCGCTGCAGGCTCGGGAACGGCGTGTGGGCGGCTCCGCCCCGGTGCGGCGGAGAGCCCGGCTGTGAGCGCGggggggcggcgcgggccgggcAGCAGAGCCGGTGCgtccgggcggcggcggggagccgtgcggggcccgggccggggccggcagGCGGAGCGGCGGCGATGGGCGAGCGGCGTTGCGCGGCCGTgcgggtgctggtgctgcaggcggCCTGGGCGCTGGCGGGCGGGCAGGTGCGGTACTCGGTGCCGGAGGAAGCCGAGGCCGGCACGGTGGTGGGCCGTCTGGCGCAGGACCTGGGCCTGGAGGCGGGCGAGGCGgaggcgcggcggctgcggctgGTGGCGCAGGGCCGGCGGGCGAGCGTGGAGCTGAGCGGGGCGAGCGGCGCGCTGCTGCTGAGCTCGCGGCTCGACCGGGAGCAGCTGTGCGCCAAGAGCGCGCCGTGCGCGCTGCgcctggaggtgctgctggagcggCCGCTGCGCGTCTTCCATGTGGAGCTGGAGGTCACCGACATCAACGACAATGCCCCCGTCT is a window of Hirundo rustica isolate bHirRus1 chromosome 14, bHirRus1.pri.v3, whole genome shotgun sequence DNA encoding:
- the LOC120759369 gene encoding LOW QUALITY PROTEIN: protocadherin alpha-13-like (The sequence of the model RefSeq protein was modified relative to this genomic sequence to represent the inferred CDS: deleted 1 base in 1 codon), producing MGERRCAAVRVLVLQAAWALAGGQVRYSVPEEAEAGTVVGRLAQDLGLEAGEAEARRLRLVAQGRRASVELSGASGALLLSSRLDREQLCAKSAPCALRLEVLLERPLRVFHVELEVTDINDNAPVFPAQRKNLSIAELSVPGSRFPLEGASDADIGANAQLSYTLSPSEYFSLDLQKSHERNIEPELVLTKSLDRETIPVHRLVLTASDGGRPSLTGTMELLISVLDANDNAPQFNQSVYKVQLPESAAVGTVVTRVNATDPDEGINSEVTYAVTNFVPPSGRDVISINPKTGEIHLTGALDFEEVKVFDFRIEARDQGWAPLSGHCKVVLEVLDVNDNAPEVWVTSLSVPVSEDASVGTVVAVLSVSDRDSGANGRVRCWVWPASPFGLEATFAGSYSLVLREALDRERVSEYELEVRAEDGGAPALRASRGLRVPVSDVNDNAPAFAQAVYTVLARENNAAGAELARLWARDPDEAGNGRVSYSVWEGGVAGGGAALPPSSSSSWSGPGWRPASSYVSVDAESGLLWALQPLDYEELQVLQFEVRAVDAGEPPLCGNATVQLFVLDENDNAPALLPPAGSAPEAGPVPAEAAAAAGSGTLWAWAAWGAPAGQVVAKIRAVDADSGYNAWLRYELWEPRAKGPFRVGLYSGEVSTARALDEADGPRHTLLIVVGDHGQPARSATATLSVSLLEAAEAALAAAAASSSSAASASSSSRAAVGAELAPGAASAATNVWLVVAICAVSSLFLLALVLYAASRWAPRAAVLSAPGPTTLVCASEVGSWSYSQRHSRSLCVADGAAKSDLMVFSPNFPPPPPGPAAKDTQPEPSALLHTVSAAAFAHLYLFSPSSAFSVLFLGRCLLGCR
- the LOC120759370 gene encoding protocadherin alpha-13-like, whose amino-acid sequence is MGERRCAAVRVLVLQAAWALAGGQVRYSVPEEAEAGTVVGRLAQDLGLEAGEAEARRLRLVAQGRRASVELSGASGALLLSSRLDREQLCAKSAPCALRLEVLLERPLRVFHVELEVTDINDNAPVFPAARKNLSIAELSVPGSRFPLEGASDADIGANAQLSYTLSPSEHFSLDLQKSNERNIVPELVLTKSLDRETIPVHRLVLTASDGGRPSLTGTMELLISVLDTNDNAPQFNQSVYKVQLPESAAVGTVVTRVYATDPDEGSNSEVTFTATNFVPPSGRDVIAINPKTGEIHLTAALDFEEVSIFDFRIEARDHGWPPLSGHCSVELEVLDVNDNAPEVWVTSLSVPVSEDASVGTVVAVLSVSDRDSGANGRVRCWVWPASPFGLEATFAGSYSLVLREALDRERVSEYELEVRAEDGGAPALRASRGLRVPVSDVNDNAPAFAQAVYTVLARENNAAGAELARLWARDPDEAGNGRVSYSLWEGGVAGGGAALPPSSSSSWSGPGWRPASSYVSVDAESGLLWALQPLDYEELQVLQFEVRAVDAGEPPLCGNATVQLFVLDENDNAPALLPPAGSAPEAGPVPAEAAAAAGSGTLWAWAAWGAPAGQVVAKIRAVDADSGYNAWLRYELWEPRAKGPFRVGLYSGEVSTARALDEADGPRHTLLIVVRDHGQPARSATATLSVSLLEAAEAALAAAAASSSSAASASSSSRAAVGAELAPGAASAATNVWLVVAICAVSSLFLLALVLYAASRWAPRAAVLSAPGPTTLVCASEVGSWSYSQRHSRSLCVADGAAKSDLMVFSPNFPPPPPGPAAKDTQPEPSALLHTVSAAAFLSFIPSLVHVHLRPVSPSHFAPAVLGRLHPTGQGPSDAWRVLKDVNSTSVSAGSFSCTAVMWVMEWKYMP